From a region of the Streptomyces sp. B21-083 genome:
- a CDS encoding DNA repair ATPase: protein MTTGLDTGTYEVLRDRLTAQAAELARRAEALNTRRTEEFGSTRLELVGTERLRTEHTCVPRDIVAVGDVLLFGHNVFLGRGPETTVGDVFALHDRDLNRLPDDAVPGLLDDPAFVREFAALYRYYRQAHLLQLRRTDGKLLAVFQTGEKAGDLRVLHWALTDDGQAAFLEAGADRGGHLNAFPPSHDFEWTGATRENHVLGRHPHVSIEGEVFVDTLGGTLTVKVEDNTETGEGIYAEPVDEPLQSLADADIAYARVGALILLDVLPYNEDVRRYLVFNTLTRTVVRLDGIGRACRRLPEDQGIVFPGGYCLTTGTHKTFDGIDTADLEFEREVRSPNGEDVLFAFHARVEGRSLLLPYNMIRKEVVTPLSCHGWALLDDGSFVVLRADSHEAQRVHPVQRWNSPYFSDVHAASQPVGTGPLTRIGNADLVRGISDCLSITRAVVETTPTNEVYEALAAACVRAADSHHWLGEPELGDLLGPLEQVRTTAEQVLAEFETVQALTRRAADALADAAARVATVVRRLRGAAPRSAAAWVTGLTELHRAQGHLLTLKDMRYGDDARLDDLAADVEADLVAFGRRAVAHLAREDAFAGHQADIEQLVTDAEAIATVAEAASVTARLDELADGLRTVTEVVAGLDIGDATVRTSILARVAEVLGGVNRARATLDGRRRTLLDREGRAGFAAEFALLGQTVTGALAAANSPEACDDQLARVLVQLENLESRFAEFDDFLRELADKRDEVQEAFSARKQTLADARARRAERLADSATRVLATVTRRAATLADADAVATYFIGDPMPAKVRRIIGDLRELGDQVRAEELDGRLRSARQEALRALRDRTDLYTDDGRTLRLGTHRFAVNTQPLDLTLVPHGDTLAFALTGTDYRSPVTDPDFAATRPYWDRPLPSESPEVYRAEYLAARLLAEHGPAALAEADLPALVRQAAEAAYDESHERGIHDHDAILILTVLLRLHDTAGPLRHEPAARAAAQLFWAHGTTADERAAWTRRAVSLARARDTFGLTPAIADFERELSEAIDARAGTRTATPGFVAAAEGVRQKERGSGIGVAAGPATADGTPVGRAGRALPGEGRSGAARDAHTARADRDVVAAYLFEELTTGPDGLVISAATRTLLDKFRRTVGSSAYDDDLAALDDLAARRQLVEAWLTSYTAATGTDATPGDLAEAVTAELCPDLPRYESDAPLTETVEGLLGTHPRISGRTLVVRVDEFLARTRAFCSHEVPAHRAYQRRRTALVAAERTRLRLDEYRPRVMSAFVRGKLIDEVYLPLVGDSLAKQLGTTGESKRTDTGGLLLLISPPGYGKTTLMEYVADRLGLILVKINGPALGHAVTSLDPAEAPNVTARQEVEKINFALEAGNNTLLYLDDIQHTSPELLQKFIPLCDATRRIEGVRDGEPRSYDLRGKRFAVCMAGNPYTESGSRFRVPDMLANRADVWNLGDVLTGKERAFGLSFIENALTANPVLAPLAGRDRTDLDLLIRLAEGDTAARADRLTHPYAPAELERVLALLRHLLTARATVLAVNAAYIASAAQSDATRTEPPFQLQGSYRNMNKMAQRIQPVMNDTELAALIDDHYTAEAQTLTTGAEANLLKLAELCGTLTDEQATRWAGLKAAYVRSRTLGGPDDDPLTRAVATLGLLADRIAAVETAINRATDPRHPVTNPVARHAAGADLTRL, encoded by the coding sequence ATGACCACCGGCCTGGACACCGGCACGTACGAAGTACTGCGCGACCGCCTGACCGCGCAGGCCGCCGAACTCGCCCGCCGCGCGGAGGCGTTGAACACCCGCCGCACCGAGGAGTTCGGTTCCACACGGCTCGAACTCGTCGGCACCGAGCGGCTGCGCACCGAGCACACCTGCGTGCCCCGCGACATCGTCGCCGTCGGCGACGTCCTGCTCTTCGGCCACAACGTCTTCCTCGGGCGGGGGCCCGAGACGACCGTCGGCGACGTCTTCGCGCTGCACGACCGCGACCTGAACAGGCTGCCCGACGACGCCGTGCCCGGCCTGCTCGATGATCCTGCCTTCGTCCGTGAGTTCGCAGCCCTCTACCGCTACTACCGGCAGGCACATCTCCTTCAACTGCGCCGTACGGACGGCAAGTTGCTGGCCGTCTTCCAGACCGGCGAGAAGGCTGGCGATCTCCGCGTCCTGCACTGGGCACTGACCGACGACGGGCAGGCCGCCTTCCTGGAGGCGGGGGCAGACCGCGGCGGGCATCTCAACGCATTCCCTCCCTCCCACGACTTCGAGTGGACCGGGGCGACCCGCGAGAACCACGTCCTGGGCCGCCACCCGCACGTCTCCATCGAGGGCGAGGTCTTCGTCGACACGCTCGGAGGGACGCTCACGGTCAAGGTGGAGGACAACACCGAGACGGGTGAGGGCATTTACGCCGAGCCCGTCGACGAGCCGCTGCAGTCCCTCGCGGACGCGGACATCGCGTACGCGCGCGTGGGCGCTCTGATCCTTCTGGACGTCCTTCCGTACAACGAGGACGTCCGCCGCTACCTGGTGTTCAACACCCTCACCAGGACGGTCGTCCGTCTCGACGGCATCGGCCGGGCCTGCCGCCGTCTGCCCGAGGACCAGGGCATCGTCTTTCCCGGCGGTTACTGCCTGACCACGGGCACCCACAAGACGTTCGACGGCATCGACACGGCGGACCTGGAGTTCGAGCGGGAGGTGCGCTCCCCGAACGGTGAGGACGTCCTGTTCGCCTTCCACGCGCGCGTGGAAGGCCGCAGCCTCCTGCTGCCCTACAACATGATCCGCAAGGAGGTCGTCACCCCGCTCTCCTGCCACGGCTGGGCGCTGCTCGACGACGGCTCCTTTGTCGTGCTGCGTGCCGACAGTCACGAAGCGCAGCGTGTGCACCCCGTCCAGCGGTGGAACTCCCCGTACTTCTCCGACGTCCACGCCGCCTCCCAGCCGGTCGGCACCGGCCCGCTGACCCGTATCGGCAACGCCGACCTCGTGCGCGGCATCTCCGACTGCCTGTCCATCACGCGTGCTGTGGTCGAGACGACCCCGACGAACGAGGTCTACGAGGCGCTGGCCGCCGCGTGCGTTAGGGCCGCCGACTCCCACCATTGGCTGGGCGAGCCCGAACTCGGCGATCTGCTGGGCCCGTTGGAGCAGGTGCGCACGACGGCCGAGCAGGTGCTGGCCGAGTTCGAAACCGTCCAGGCCCTTACCCGCCGGGCTGCCGACGCGCTCGCCGACGCTGCGGCGCGCGTCGCCACGGTCGTACGACGGCTGCGCGGCGCGGCCCCGCGCAGCGCCGCCGCCTGGGTCACCGGCCTGACCGAACTCCACCGCGCCCAGGGCCACTTGCTCACCCTCAAGGACATGCGGTACGGCGACGACGCCCGCCTCGACGACCTCGCCGCCGATGTCGAGGCCGACCTCGTCGCCTTCGGCCGGCGCGCGGTCGCCCACCTCGCCCGTGAGGACGCCTTCGCCGGCCACCAGGCCGACATCGAGCAACTCGTCACGGACGCCGAGGCGATCGCCACCGTCGCCGAAGCCGCGTCCGTCACCGCCCGACTCGACGAACTCGCCGACGGTCTGCGCACGGTCACCGAGGTCGTCGCCGGACTCGACATCGGCGACGCCACCGTCCGTACGTCCATCCTGGCGCGCGTCGCCGAAGTCCTCGGCGGCGTCAACCGCGCCCGCGCCACCCTGGACGGCCGCCGCCGCACACTCCTCGACCGCGAGGGACGCGCCGGTTTCGCCGCCGAGTTCGCGCTGCTCGGGCAGACGGTCACCGGTGCGCTCGCGGCCGCGAACAGCCCCGAGGCGTGCGATGACCAACTCGCCCGTGTGCTGGTCCAATTGGAGAACCTGGAGTCCCGGTTCGCGGAGTTCGACGACTTCCTCCGCGAGCTCGCCGACAAGCGTGACGAGGTACAGGAGGCGTTCTCCGCCCGCAAGCAGACCCTCGCCGACGCCCGCGCCCGCCGCGCGGAACGCCTCGCAGACTCGGCGACCCGCGTCCTGGCCACGGTCACCCGCCGGGCCGCCACACTGGCCGACGCGGACGCCGTCGCCACGTACTTCATTGGCGACCCGATGCCCGCCAAGGTCCGCCGTATCATCGGCGACCTGCGTGAACTCGGTGACCAGGTCAGGGCGGAGGAACTGGACGGCCGCCTCAGGTCCGCCCGCCAGGAGGCCCTGCGCGCTCTGCGTGACCGCACCGACCTGTACACCGACGACGGACGCACCCTGCGCCTGGGCACCCATCGCTTCGCGGTCAACACCCAGCCCCTCGACCTGACCCTGGTCCCGCACGGCGACACCCTCGCCTTCGCCCTGACCGGCACGGACTACCGCTCGCCGGTCACGGACCCCGACTTCGCCGCCACCCGCCCGTACTGGGACCGTCCGCTGCCCTCGGAGTCCCCTGAGGTCTACCGCGCCGAGTACCTCGCCGCCCGCCTGCTGGCCGAACACGGCCCGGCGGCCCTGGCCGAGGCCGACCTGCCCGCACTCGTGCGGCAGGCGGCGGAGGCGGCGTACGACGAGAGCCACGAGCGCGGAATCCACGACCACGACGCGATCCTGATCCTCACGGTGCTCCTGCGCCTGCACGACACCGCGGGCCCGCTGCGGCACGAACCCGCCGCCCGCGCCGCCGCCCAGCTGTTCTGGGCACACGGCACGACAGCCGACGAGCGCGCGGCGTGGACACGCCGGGCCGTATCCCTGGCACGCGCCCGGGACACCTTCGGGCTCACCCCGGCGATCGCGGACTTCGAGCGGGAACTGTCGGAAGCGATCGACGCCCGGGCCGGGACGCGCACCGCGACGCCGGGCTTCGTCGCCGCTGCCGAGGGGGTGCGACAGAAGGAGCGGGGCAGCGGAATCGGCGTGGCCGCCGGCCCAGCCACGGCCGACGGCACGCCGGTCGGACGCGCGGGCCGCGCGCTCCCCGGCGAGGGCCGCTCGGGCGCCGCGCGTGACGCACACACCGCGCGAGCCGACCGGGACGTTGTCGCCGCCTACCTCTTCGAGGAACTCACCACCGGCCCCGACGGCCTCGTCATCAGCGCCGCCACCCGCACGCTCCTCGACAAGTTCCGCCGTACGGTGGGCAGTTCCGCATACGACGACGACCTCGCCGCGCTCGACGACCTCGCCGCCCGCAGGCAACTCGTCGAGGCATGGCTGACGTCGTACACCGCCGCCACCGGCACGGACGCCACCCCCGGCGACCTGGCCGAAGCGGTGACCGCCGAGCTCTGCCCCGACCTGCCCCGCTACGAGTCCGACGCGCCGCTCACCGAGACCGTCGAAGGGCTGCTCGGCACCCACCCGCGCATCAGCGGCCGTACCCTCGTTGTCCGCGTCGACGAATTCCTGGCCCGCACAAGGGCGTTTTGCTCCCACGAGGTCCCCGCCCACCGCGCGTACCAGCGTCGCCGTACGGCACTGGTGGCCGCCGAGCGCACCCGTCTGCGCCTGGACGAGTACCGGCCGCGCGTGATGTCGGCGTTCGTGCGCGGCAAGCTCATCGACGAGGTGTACCTCCCCCTGGTCGGCGACAGCCTCGCCAAGCAACTCGGCACCACGGGCGAGTCCAAGCGCACCGACACCGGCGGCCTGCTCCTGCTCATCTCCCCGCCCGGCTACGGCAAGACGACCCTCATGGAGTACGTGGCAGACCGCCTCGGCCTGATCCTGGTGAAGATCAACGGCCCGGCGCTCGGGCACGCGGTGACGTCCCTGGACCCTGCCGAGGCCCCGAACGTGACCGCCCGCCAGGAGGTCGAGAAGATCAACTTCGCGCTGGAGGCGGGCAACAACACCCTGCTCTACCTCGACGACATCCAGCACACCTCGCCCGAGCTGCTGCAGAAGTTCATCCCGCTGTGCGACGCCACCCGCCGTATCGAGGGAGTACGGGACGGCGAACCACGCTCGTACGACCTGCGCGGCAAGCGCTTCGCCGTCTGCATGGCCGGCAACCCCTACACCGAGTCCGGCAGCCGCTTCCGCGTCCCCGACATGCTCGCCAATCGCGCCGACGTCTGGAACCTCGGCGACGTCCTCACCGGCAAGGAGCGCGCCTTCGGACTCAGCTTCATCGAGAACGCGCTGACGGCCAACCCGGTCCTCGCCCCGCTCGCCGGCCGCGACCGCACGGACCTCGACCTGCTGATCCGCCTTGCCGAGGGCGACACGGCGGCCCGAGCCGACCGGCTGACCCACCCGTACGCGCCCGCCGAGCTGGAGCGCGTCCTGGCCCTACTGCGGCACTTGCTGACGGCTCGCGCAACAGTTCTGGCGGTGAACGCCGCGTACATCGCCTCGGCCGCCCAGTCCGACGCCACCCGCACCGAGCCGCCCTTCCAGCTCCAGGGCTCCTACCGCAACATGAACAAGATGGCCCAGCGCATCCAGCCGGTCATGAACGACACCGAACTGGCCGCGCTGATCGACGACCACTACACGGCCGAGGCCCAGACCCTCACGACCGGGGCCGAGGCCAACCTGCTGAAGCTGGCCGAGCTGTGCGGCACACTGACAGACGAACAGGCGACTCGCTGGGCCGGGTTGAAGGCGGCGTACGTGCGCTCCCGGACGCTGGGCGGACCGGACGACGACCCCCTCACCCGCGCCGTGGCCACCCTCGGGCTACTCGCCGACCGGATCGCCGCCGTGGAGACGGCGATCAACCGCGCTACCGACCCACGCCACCCCGTGACCAACCCCGTGGCCCGCCACGCGGCAGGGGCAGACCTTACGAGACTCTGA
- a CDS encoding PucR family transcriptional regulator, which yields MAGRDMSDEHGEYLRGYARILADASATGRRLSRDELDSRRALGKQAAEAGLGLRVLVGTHMAATRAYWPTQNGASVDNVLAAVAQAVDAFAEGYEQAQRIAVRQEEAGRREFIDDLLYGRSDLGRLAQRAERYGLRLSYEHAVAVARGTVAYEEGDTVLREVEHALIGRFGDRSILLTTKDGRLVCVAPGDQSEVLTYFAKHAVVATGGGQVGIGRPQPGAAGVVQSYEEALNALDLADRLELDEPVLRSADLLVYPVLTRDRQAMADLVESALGSLRGARGGAQPLLDTLTVYFDSGCVSAEAARRLSLSVRAFTYRLERIHQLTGADPSDPVHRYTLQTAVIGARLLDWPTKPF from the coding sequence ATGGCGGGGCGGGACATGTCCGATGAGCACGGGGAGTACCTGCGGGGTTATGCCCGCATCCTCGCGGACGCCTCGGCGACCGGCCGCCGACTGTCCCGGGACGAACTCGATTCCCGCCGTGCACTGGGCAAGCAGGCCGCGGAGGCGGGCCTCGGGCTGCGTGTCCTGGTGGGCACCCACATGGCAGCCACCCGGGCGTACTGGCCGACCCAGAACGGCGCGTCCGTGGACAACGTGCTGGCCGCCGTGGCCCAGGCTGTCGACGCGTTCGCCGAGGGCTACGAGCAGGCGCAGAGAATCGCCGTACGCCAGGAGGAGGCAGGCCGCCGGGAGTTCATCGACGACCTGCTGTACGGCCGCAGCGACCTGGGCCGACTCGCCCAGCGCGCGGAACGCTACGGACTACGCCTGTCGTACGAACACGCCGTCGCCGTGGCACGCGGCACGGTCGCGTACGAAGAGGGAGACACGGTTCTCCGGGAGGTCGAGCATGCGCTGATCGGCCGGTTCGGCGACCGCAGCATCCTGCTCACCACCAAGGACGGACGGCTGGTCTGCGTCGCTCCGGGGGACCAGAGCGAGGTTCTCACGTACTTCGCCAAACACGCGGTCGTTGCCACTGGCGGCGGACAGGTGGGGATCGGCCGCCCGCAGCCCGGCGCGGCCGGGGTCGTCCAGTCCTACGAGGAGGCCCTCAACGCCCTCGACCTCGCCGACCGGCTGGAGCTCGACGAACCCGTGCTGCGCTCGGCGGACCTTCTCGTCTACCCCGTCCTCACCCGCGACCGGCAGGCCATGGCCGATCTGGTCGAAAGCGCCCTCGGCTCGCTGCGCGGAGCCCGCGGTGGCGCGCAGCCGCTCCTGGATACCCTCACCGTGTACTTCGACTCCGGCTGCGTGTCCGCGGAGGCGGCGCGGCGGCTGTCGCTGAGTGTGCGGGCCTTCACCTACCGTCTGGAACGCATTCATCAGCTCACCGGTGCGGACCCGTCCGACCCGGTGCACCGCTACACGTTGCAGACCGCGGTGATCGGGGCCCGGCTGCTGGACTGGCCTACGAAACCCTTCTGA
- the nhaA gene encoding Na+/H+ antiporter NhaA gives MSDVRSRSYFLGLLPLPERQAIARALRTETVGGLVLLAAAVVALAWANSPWSGAYEGIRDFHFGVSALGLDLSVGHWTADGLLAVFFLVAGIELKRELVVGELRTPATAALPVIAAMCGMAVPAALYAVTASAGGGNLDGWAVPMATDIAFALAVLAVLSTHLPAALRAFLLTLAVVDDLGAILIIAVFFTSDLNLWALAGAFAGLVVFYLLQRARVRGWWWYVPLGVTVWALMYNGGIHATVAGVAMGLILRTTPDAGETKSPAARVAYLVHPVSAGVAVPLFALFAAGVSITGAALGEVFTSPEPLGVVIGLIAGKTVGIFAGTYLAARFTRARLNPDLAWADVLGLSVLAGIGFTVALLIGELAFTGTAVGEHIKAAVLIASVLAAMLAAALLRRRNTIYRRLYEAENLDADADGIPDIYQRAQSADAGPDRQDT, from the coding sequence GTGTCTGATGTTCGCTCGCGTTCCTACTTCCTGGGCCTGCTTCCGCTTCCGGAGCGTCAGGCCATCGCCCGTGCACTGCGTACCGAGACCGTCGGTGGCCTGGTTCTCCTCGCTGCCGCGGTGGTGGCGCTGGCGTGGGCGAACAGCCCGTGGAGCGGGGCCTACGAGGGCATACGGGATTTCCACTTCGGAGTGTCGGCTCTCGGCTTGGACCTGTCGGTGGGGCACTGGACGGCGGACGGGCTGCTCGCGGTGTTCTTCCTGGTCGCCGGGATCGAGCTCAAGCGTGAACTGGTCGTCGGCGAGCTGCGTACCCCCGCGACGGCGGCGCTGCCGGTGATTGCCGCGATGTGCGGAATGGCCGTGCCGGCCGCTCTGTATGCCGTGACCGCCTCGGCGGGCGGCGGGAACCTGGACGGGTGGGCGGTGCCGATGGCCACCGACATCGCGTTCGCCCTCGCCGTGCTCGCGGTCCTGTCCACCCACCTGCCGGCCGCGCTGCGCGCGTTCCTGCTGACCCTCGCGGTCGTCGACGACCTCGGCGCCATCCTGATCATCGCGGTGTTCTTCACCTCCGACCTGAACCTGTGGGCGCTGGCCGGGGCGTTCGCCGGACTCGTCGTCTTCTACCTGCTCCAACGGGCGCGGGTACGTGGCTGGTGGTGGTACGTCCCCCTCGGCGTCACGGTCTGGGCGCTGATGTACAACGGCGGCATCCACGCGACGGTCGCCGGGGTCGCGATGGGGCTGATCCTGCGCACCACCCCCGACGCAGGCGAGACGAAGTCCCCGGCCGCCCGGGTCGCGTACCTGGTGCACCCGGTCTCGGCCGGGGTCGCGGTGCCGCTGTTCGCGCTGTTCGCCGCCGGAGTGAGCATCACCGGCGCAGCTCTGGGCGAGGTCTTCACCAGCCCCGAGCCCCTCGGCGTCGTCATCGGTCTGATCGCCGGCAAGACCGTGGGCATCTTCGCCGGGACGTACCTGGCCGCCCGCTTCACCCGCGCCCGCCTCAACCCGGACCTGGCCTGGGCCGACGTGCTGGGCCTGTCGGTGCTGGCGGGAATCGGGTTCACCGTGGCGCTGCTGATCGGCGAACTCGCCTTCACCGGCACGGCGGTCGGGGAGCACATCAAGGCGGCGGTCCTGATCGCCTCCGTGCTCGCCGCGATGCTCGCTGCCGCCCTGCTACGCCGCCGGAACACGATCTACCGGCGTCTGTACGAGGCGGAGAACCTCGACGCCGACGCGGACGGCATCCCCGACATCTACCAGCGGGCCCAGTCGGCCGACGCCGGGCCGGACAGGCAGGACACCTGA
- a CDS encoding cation:proton antiporter, protein MMLVVVFGVALLIAVLLSGLAARTVLSTSLLFLLGGALVSDGFLGLIHITPDSEIVSVTADLALFAVLFTDGMHVSFPKLRTNWRNPARALGLGMPLAFVGMTLITHYLVGLDWTTSFLVGAVLAPTDPVFASAIVGRKEVPSKLRQLLNVESGINDGLALPVVLILIAAAGPTSGHAEASLGTIALELVLGLVFGVVLPFVVVELVRFRLLGAEPKLQPLLPLAIGVILYALCHLTHANPYLAAFSAGAVLTARSLEAKEAFEPLGEALAELAKFAALLVFGALLTPQLFGDLSFGGYVAVVLAIVLIRPASLLLSLLGTRFTRQEKLVAAWFGPKGFASVVYGLLVLQAGIPQGEEAFALIAVCIAFSIIAHSSTDVPIARLFRVDDIAGIPAGRQDTDAQSPSEETPADARG, encoded by the coding sequence ATGATGCTTGTCGTGGTGTTCGGGGTGGCGCTGCTGATCGCGGTGCTGCTGTCAGGGCTTGCCGCCCGGACCGTTCTGTCGACGTCGTTGCTCTTCCTCCTCGGTGGCGCGCTCGTCAGTGACGGGTTCCTCGGGCTGATCCACATCACGCCGGACAGTGAGATCGTGTCCGTGACGGCCGATCTGGCGCTGTTCGCGGTGCTGTTCACCGACGGCATGCACGTCTCCTTCCCCAAGCTGCGCACCAACTGGCGCAACCCGGCCCGCGCCCTCGGACTCGGCATGCCGCTCGCGTTCGTCGGCATGACGCTGATCACGCACTACCTGGTGGGCCTGGACTGGACGACGTCCTTCCTCGTCGGCGCCGTGCTGGCGCCCACCGACCCCGTGTTCGCCTCCGCGATCGTCGGGCGCAAGGAAGTCCCGTCGAAGCTGCGGCAGTTGCTGAACGTGGAGAGCGGCATCAACGACGGGCTCGCCCTGCCGGTCGTGCTCATCCTGATCGCCGCCGCCGGACCGACCTCCGGGCACGCCGAGGCGTCCTTGGGGACGATCGCACTGGAGCTGGTCCTGGGTTTGGTCTTCGGTGTCGTCCTGCCGTTCGTAGTGGTCGAACTCGTACGGTTCCGGCTGCTGGGCGCCGAGCCGAAGCTGCAGCCGCTGCTGCCGCTGGCCATCGGTGTGATCCTGTACGCCCTCTGCCACCTCACGCACGCCAATCCCTACCTCGCCGCGTTCTCAGCCGGAGCGGTGCTCACCGCCCGCTCCCTGGAGGCGAAGGAGGCGTTCGAACCGCTCGGCGAGGCGCTGGCGGAGCTGGCCAAGTTCGCGGCCCTGCTGGTCTTCGGCGCACTGCTCACCCCGCAACTGTTCGGAGACCTGTCCTTCGGCGGCTACGTCGCGGTCGTCCTCGCGATCGTGCTGATCCGGCCGGCCTCGCTACTGCTGTCCCTGCTCGGCACCCGGTTCACCCGGCAGGAGAAGCTGGTCGCGGCCTGGTTCGGTCCCAAGGGCTTCGCGTCCGTGGTGTACGGGCTGCTGGTACTGCAGGCCGGGATCCCGCAGGGCGAGGAGGCATTCGCGCTCATCGCCGTGTGCATCGCCTTCTCGATCATCGCCCACAGCTCCACCGACGTACCCATCGCCCGCCTCTTCCGCGTCGACGACATCGCCGGAATCCCGGCCGGACGCCAGGACACCGACGCACAGTCACCGTCCGAGGAGACCCCGGCAGACGCACGCGGATGA
- a CDS encoding lactonase family protein, producing MSRHTRRRSSLQVRLSVAGAGILAVVAAATTVNFASAGETHRSGSTAKAGHAVFVQGNELVGSTIHVFERGDDGALSAAGRYATGGKGGDQVDAPTDSLASQGSLVYDDRSGSLLAVNAGSGTVTSFRVQGRKLTSRQVISSGGDFPASVAVSGSLAYVMNAGGKGSIQGFRITAKGLVPLSGSHRSLGLDNKKVPLFSSSPGQVAFTPDGRALVVTTKSANTVEVFPMRHDGRPAHQPVVNDSAGGVPFAITFDKGGRMLVAEAEKSTVTTYKVRADGTLKVVQQPLANGQNTLCWLERAGDFFYGGNTGNSTVTGYRTDRHGKLALTNDVGIATPPSAMSQGVIDLAVTRDGKFLYVQNAVSGTVDGFRVGRNGSLTKIATVTGLPAFAESGMEGIVAV from the coding sequence ATGAGCAGGCACACCAGGCGCAGGTCGTCGCTACAGGTCCGGCTGTCCGTTGCCGGAGCCGGGATCCTTGCCGTGGTGGCGGCCGCCACCACGGTGAACTTCGCCTCCGCCGGGGAAACGCATCGGTCCGGGTCCACGGCCAAGGCCGGCCACGCGGTCTTCGTGCAGGGCAATGAACTCGTCGGCAGCACGATCCACGTATTCGAGCGCGGTGACGACGGTGCGCTGAGTGCCGCGGGCCGCTACGCGACCGGCGGCAAAGGAGGGGACCAGGTCGACGCGCCCACCGATTCGCTCGCGTCCCAGGGCTCCCTCGTCTACGACGACCGGTCGGGCTCACTGCTGGCGGTCAACGCGGGCAGCGGCACCGTGACCTCGTTCCGGGTCCAGGGGCGAAAGCTGACGAGTCGCCAAGTCATTTCCTCCGGCGGGGACTTCCCCGCGTCGGTCGCGGTCTCCGGCAGCCTGGCGTACGTCATGAACGCGGGCGGGAAAGGCAGCATCCAGGGATTCCGGATCACCGCGAAGGGCCTGGTGCCGCTGAGCGGTTCACATCGCTCGCTGGGGCTGGACAACAAGAAGGTGCCGTTGTTCAGCAGTTCGCCCGGTCAGGTCGCGTTCACGCCGGACGGCCGTGCTCTGGTCGTCACCACCAAGTCGGCGAACACCGTCGAGGTCTTCCCGATGCGGCACGACGGACGTCCCGCCCATCAGCCGGTGGTCAACGACTCGGCCGGTGGCGTGCCGTTCGCGATCACCTTCGACAAGGGCGGCCGGATGCTGGTGGCCGAGGCCGAGAAATCGACGGTCACCACGTACAAGGTGCGCGCCGACGGAACCCTCAAGGTCGTCCAGCAGCCGCTGGCCAACGGTCAGAACACACTGTGCTGGCTGGAGCGGGCCGGCGACTTCTTCTACGGGGGCAACACCGGCAACTCCACGGTCACCGGCTACCGCACGGACCGGCACGGAAAGCTCGCGCTCACCAACGATGTAGGCATCGCCACCCCGCCCTCGGCCATGTCCCAGGGCGTCATCGACCTGGCGGTGACCCGGGACGGGAAATTCCTGTACGTGCAGAACGCCGTCTCCGGCACGGTCGACGGCTTCCGCGTCGGCAGGAACGGCTCGCTCACCAAGATCGCCACCGTCACAGGGCTGCCCGCCTTCGCCGAGTCCGGCATGGAGGGCATCGTCGCGGTGTAA